Genomic window (Ailuropoda melanoleuca isolate Jingjing chromosome 7, ASM200744v2, whole genome shotgun sequence):
TTTGCAGTTTGTTCCGCCTTTTTCTTATTGAGGATGGAAGGGATGACTTCTGAGCTCTTTATGTGTTCAAATTGGAACTGcaaaagtctgtgtgtgtgtatacaatttttttttaacatttagtaaACGTCACCCTAAACATTTTTGGTTATTGTTGTGTGCAAGCGGACAGACTCTCGCCCCGGAGGGACTTTGCAtttggagggggaggcagggagaggctgtcattaattttggaaaattctcagccattattactTCCGAAATgtcttctgctctctttctctccttctggtgTTCCCAGGACACATATGTTGCACCTTTAATTGTCCCTGAGCCCGGGTCTGGAGGGTGCTGGGCAGAGAGAGGCGGGAGGGGACAGTCTTGAGGAAGGAGCAGGCCCAGCGTTTCTGACCCCGGCCCAGTGCCTTGTCCTCTGTCCTCGGTTGCCTCCCTCCTCACTCACCACACCTTCAGCTTGCTTCGTCCACTCTACGGCATTCACCTGGGCTGTTGATTCGGAGGTGGTTTTCCGAGTGAGGTGCCGTCTAGAACCTGCGCTGGGGGTCTGATAACGCCCCTCCCCTCAAGCTGTACAAGGAGGGCAGGTTCGTGGTGATTCTGGGAGAAGAAATCTACCAGGAGAGCTCTGGTCTCCAGTTCTGTTACCCCCAGCTTCGAGAAACACAAGTGAAGGTCAGGACTCTTCTTTGACAGCATAGCCTGTGAGGTGAGCTTTATTGTACCCATTttgtagacaaggaaactgaggcttgagggGGTGCTCGTTCGCCCCATCTCCAGGCAGCTAgaaaggggcagggctgggattcaaacccaggtgtcctgactTCAGGGGTAAGCTCCCTCCACTACACCCTTGCAAAGGCCCGGGCATACCTATGGTGAGAGAGCCATGGCTAAGGCTGCCAGCATCTGTCCCCAGATCTACGGGCAGATGCTGTGGGGGGTTTAACGGCAGGCCTGTTGGAAGTTTGGCTTGGAGCCTCCATTGTCTCAGCAAGTTGTAATCTGGCCCCAGGCAGGGGGCTAGGGGTGGAGGCCACTTTTCATGGGAACTCAGGCAAGCCGGCAGTGTGAACCGTCAGGCTGGGACCCAGGCCAAGAGAGCGAGAAGAGAGCTGAGACTTGGCCAAGGCTCTGGGCCCTCGGGAGCATCCAGCTGGATGGGGCCATGCAGGCTGGGCCAGATGCGGGCCCCGAAGGTTCCTGGCGACTCCTGGTCTgcaggggagagagacaaagagcaaaCTGGATGAGGGTCCAGAGAGTAAAGTGTGGCCAACCAGGGAAACACAGGGGCCTCTGGTCACCCAGGAGAGGAGCCCGATCCATGACGAAGGAGCTCAGAGGCTCCCGGGAGGAGGGGACCCCAGTGCGCCGAGACCCAAGAGATGAACACAGGTCGCCAGGACAAGAAGGGGCCATGGCCCTTCTGGTGGAAGAAGCAGCAGGTAAGAGGAGCCTACTGATCAGAGCATGTCTGACCCATTTGGGGAGGTTCGTTTTCAAGCAGTTCAGTCTCTCCTGAGGGTCAGATGGGAGATACAGCATACAAGAACTGAAGAGGGGTGTGTGGAAAGGGTCCAGATGTGAAATATTGCACGGGAccgggacacacacacacacacacacagcgtcattgtttatctgaaattcaaatttaactggacatcctgtatttttttgtgtgctaaatctggcaactttAGCCTTGGGGCAATTTGGACTTAATTCCTAAGTAGTGGGGAGCCATCAGAGGCTTTTCAGGAGGGGAGGACATGATGCGATTTGCATTTTAACAGGGGATGGGCAGCATGTGGAAGGAAGAGGGCTGGGCTaaaggcagggaggccagccaAGAGAGAAGCCAGCGGGATGGAAAGGGGGTAGGCAGACAGGGATTTATCACAGAGGTCAAGCCAATGGGCCTTGGTGACCAACTGAGTGTGGAAATTGAGAAAATGGGGCAGTCAAGGTTGGCATCCACATGTCAGGGCAActagatggatggtggtgacctTTCCTGagagaggagcaaagggggaggggcaggttaGGAAAGAACCAGGGGCCGAGTCCAGCTTTGGACACAGGGAGCCCAGGTGGCCTGAGGGTCCTTCTAGAAGAGGCGTCCAGGAGACCACCAGAGTTGGAGGTCTGGAAttcaggggaggggctggggcaggaggtcGGCGTATACTAGCGTTTGGAGTAACACTACTGAGACCATAGGAGAAGAGGAATGTGCTCAGAGAAGCCACACAAGGTGGGAAAAGAGGGAGACTGAGGCTGGCACCCTGGGAAATGTAACAGTTGAGAGGACACGGAAGGAAGGGAAGCTGGCGAATGACACCCAGAGGCCAAGGCCAGGGGTTGGGGAAACACAGGATGGGTCTTCAGGACCCTGTGTGGCCCTGGACGCTAGGGCAGGAGAGAGTCAGAAGGAGAGCTAGTTGGGAAGTGTGAAACCCTACCTGCGTATCCAGTCAGGTGAGCCCAAAGTAGTCAGGTGGCTTTGGCTACCAGTGACCTGACGGGGAACATTTCCGCGGAGTGGTGGGGGCAGAAGCCAGGTGCCTCAGGagagagtgggaggcagaggcgACCCTTTCTGGAACTTCGGCTGTGAGCCATTGGACATGGTGGACGGGCCCCCGCCATGGATGCCCtgtccccactccacccccaccaaACCAACAGTGAAGAAATAAAGCAGGTATAACTCACCCGTAATGACGAAGAAGCCGGGAcaggagacacaggaagaaaaaagatttcaaCAGCACCTTGAAAGATGGGAGGCGAGGGAGAAGTGGCGAGTACATTCGCGACTTCAGCTTCCAGGGCCCGCAGAGGCGATGCTGAGAATGACCGGGCCGGCCTGTCCTGAAGAATCCAAGGGGCCTGGGTCCTGGAGGGACCAGGTGAGGCTGGAAGTCTGGACACAGAGCTGTTGTTCCCAGGGTTCGTAGGTGGCTATACGCACGGAAAGAGGGCATCGGTGTCTCCTTGGAGGATTGAACCACAAGCACTTGCAGATCTCAGGCATGGCAGAGAATAGGACCACATCCTGAGCCGTGGGACTTCTAGCCTTTTCCCCTGCTCTACACCCAGAAGTATGCCTGCCATGCTCTACCCCCAAACAAGAGGTTGGAGGAATTGTCTCTTAAGTGACCAAGTCCCAAAGGGTGCCCCTTCATTGATGACGATGCCTGGCAGCCAGGATGTCAGGCGGAAGAGGCCGCAGCGAGGTCCGTCCTAGACCCCGGCAGGCGCAGCGGCAGGAGTGGGGAGCCTGGAGCTCTTTAGCAGGCAAACTTTGTGAGGGGATGCGGTGGCAGGAtgactgggagagagagagagagagcatcttgtGAGGACCCAGGGGCCATTTTCCAGCACAGAAAATGTCGTCACGATCCTCGGGGGACAgcccaagaaagaattcttcagtGACAAGGGGTTTGTTCCAAGTTTGGGGGCAGAGGTGAGAGCAGAGGATGGAGCTCGGCTGCCGTGAGGGACCCCAAGGAGAATGGAACTTGGTTGAGACGCACTACTCCTGGAGGCTGGCTGAGGAGGGTGTCCCTCATCTTGGGGAGCAGGGGGTCGGAGCCAGGAGCTGTCAGGGCGGCAAGAGGTGGTGACGTGGCCACAGAAGCTGAGGATCGTGATGCCCTCCCAGGGTCAGCACGGCAGAGGACGGTGCCAGAATCAGGCAGCCTCTTCTGCTGGAAACGACACAAACCCCAGACTGGCTTACACGCAAAATGGCACGCATCTTGTACACATCCAGCCACAGTGTAAGGGGTTTCAGGACTTGAGCAACACCCCCGCAGTGGCTGACCCCGACTCCCTTTATCAGGGTTGGCTCCGTTCTCCAGCTCCGTGACGTGACCCCCCAGCAGCTCCCATGACCTCAACACCAAGtccaggggaagggacagggctcttcctccctctctcaaacCAGAGTTCTGGGAAAAGAGCCCTATTGGTCCTGATTGGCCTGACCTAGGTCACGGGCCCATCCCTGAGCTAGCTGATCGTCACAGCCAGAATCGTGGACAGCTCTCATGGGTTTAGCCCAGATCGTGTGTTCCGCCCCCAGGAAGGGATACGGAGTTTGCTACTATGAAACACATGCGCTGGGGCACGAGGTCCCCCAAAGGCGAATCAGGGAACTACTGTCCCAAGAAGAAAGAGATGTTGAGCAGCAAACGTACCTGATGTCTCTGTCACTGGGTCCTCCCTGAATTCTGGGGAACCCCTGATTCTAGGCACTCAGTACATGTTTGTGCGATGAATGGATGGACgaatggacagacagacagacggctGGATGAAGGCATCTTTCCAGCTCCCTGGGAGGATAAACGATTTCCCCCTCTGTATCTCCCTCTTTACTTACCCTTACACTAGCCAAGCACAAAATCACCTTTGTCTTGTGCAGTATCCCTAGCACCCAacgcagtgcctggcatagagtaaggGCTCAGAGAACAACTGAATTGACAAATAAACCCATCTACAGACAGAGCCCCCAGTTTGGCCACTTAccctctgagccttagtttccccatctgcagtgGGTGCTACCTTGGGCACCAGGCAGCCATGGCAACGTGTCCAATGGCTCCATGAACATGAGCTCTGACTGTGGATGTCCTTGGTCCCAGCAGAAGCGCCTCCCACACCGGTCACCAGCTCTGCAGGACAATCCCAGGCCTGGCATGGAGGTGGTTAATTGCCCTCCTAAACCACAGAACAACTTCTGCTGTACCCCACCCCCTCTCTGGCTGCCAGATCCACAATCTAATTTTGCACAGGCTGCAGGACTAATCCATTTAGCAGAAGTCATGGGGAAGGGAAATGAGGGGTTAGTGATGGCCCCCAGAGATCAAGGTTTGGAATACATTGAACTCCTGGGTGGAAAACTACTGGGAAATGAATCCCAGCGCTACAAAAAGAAGGGCGTTGTCATGGTCAGAGCTTAACAGAGATAGAAGAGGCAGAGCTTTCTCAGAGGTGGTGAGCCTTCCATCCCTGGAAGCATTCAAGCAGACACAGGGCACTTAGAGGGGACATTTACTAAGGATTAGAAAGAGTACTTCCTTCTATTCCTGGATTCTTAGGATTCCAATCCAGCCCACGGTGACAGGGAGGGAGTTATCTGTAGCCCccatttttcaaataaggaaaccGAAGCCCTGCAGGACCAAGGTCCTTGCCCCCAGGTCACTCCTGGAAAGGTAGCCACGGTGATAGGCAGTGTTGATTGGAACGGGAGCCCAGGTGCCAGGCTGAACACCCTACTAACAGAATCAACACAGTGATTCCtctctccactttacagatgaggaagctgaggcttggggAGAGTAAGTAATTTGCCCCAGGTCAGAAAGTCCAAAAAGCAGCAACATCTGGATGCCAACTCCTGTCTGAGCTCCGACTGACGCCAAAGTCCAGGCTTTTAACCAGAGCAGCGGTTGTAAACTCCGGTTTTCACGTTCTTTCTGCTATTCTTTCCCCTGAGGCTCGTTGCTGGGGACACAGGGGCTGCTGGCAAAGTGCCCCTCCCGCTGGCTTCCTCTTCTGGGAGAAGAACCAGAAGGACAAAGGGAAGTGGGACAAGCTGCTGCTGTTCTTACCATCTCTCTCTACCCCCTGATTTTCACCATGGAAGGAGGGGTCTGTCCCCAGGAGAGAGAGGCTCACAACGCCAGGGGACAAATACAGGGCAGCAGCATGGTCCTGGGTTGGGCCCCAGACACTGGCCCTATAAGGAGCAGAGCTACCCATTCCTCCAGGACATCATGGACATTTCCTGAGCACCGTCTGTGCGCCAGGCACATTTGATCCATTCTCTCATTCACTCCTGACATTGACCTAGAATACTTACCTGACAGTCATTAGCCTGGGAGGCCCCAAGATCACCCCAGCCTGTGAGATACTGATGGATGCTACTGTGTCTAAGCTGTCTTCTGGCCTGACCCTTTCCTCTGCAGTCCCCAAGGCCTCCACCAACTGTCCACCCAATACCTGAGGTCTCTTGGCCCTGACCCGGGTAGGAAATTTGGGAGCATCCTAGTGCCACCTACTGGCTAGTGGCGGAAGTACAAGGAGCTGGGCCCAGGAGTCCCGCAACCCCGTAGCAGACCCAGTGGGTTGATTGGTTCCCTCCCTTGCTGCAGAAAAGATCTCGGGCAACTTCCAAGAATGCATAATGCACCACCAGAGCAGAGAATAAGGgtgtgggaaaaggagaaagaaacacaagaatGGGAACACGGAGGAGGCGGGAATGAAGTTAAAATACAGACCATAAGGATTGACTGTTCTGGAAATAAGACCACAGGCTCAGAAAATTGGAAGGTGGCTTCTGTCATcaacaaaggcacagagaaatgcaGGAAGCACCCAGCAGCCATGGCCAAGTGATAACTCATCTTTGTTCTATCCCATGAGTTTATAGGTTTATAGGTTTATAGGGTACAGAGCACGTGCTTGCACGTACCCTCACCACATCTTTTCAGAAATCCTGTCGGGATGCACAAGGGAGAGAGGTCCTTATGATGTAGATTTGAAAAACGATACATTTTGAAAACATGGagttacagaaaacaaaataacgtATTTACacgaaaaaaaatacagatatacatttgaaaagacagtattcttgaaaaaataacaaagggaGTATAGTTTTGAAGGACTAAGTGTTAAGAATATTCCTGTTAAGTGAGTGCTTAATTTTTGGGCTACACGGCGTGAAGTTTTTTGCTGCGAGGGGGCATACTTTGGCTGTGGAGGGCCACACCTTGGCTCTAAGCCACTAGCAGGTGGCATAAAGGGGGGTCAGTCATAGCCGCTGCCACAATCCCAAAGTCTATGAATGAAGATGAACCAATGGCTCAGGAAAAGCACGACTTTGGTCCAAAATGGGAATGGGTTGCTCTGGGGCTGGGTGAGGGGTCCCCAGTCTGGGTGAGGGGTCTCAGGGGAAGAAGGCGGAGTGAAGAGAGAGCTGCTCTCCGTGACAGCCTCCCCGTGAACCACTTCACGAAGCGTTGTGCCCGATACAATCCGGGTTTTAATCATGACTCTGCACTTGTTAGCCGAGGGTCATGGGACCCTTTACTTCATCCGTCTGGATTTCAGTGGCAGGTCCAGCCCCCCGCCCAGGGGTGCTGCTGGAGCTTCCTGAGATAAGGCACAAGGTGCCGTGGAAACCAGTCAGAATCACCATACGACCCAGCAGTTCCATTCACAGGGGTGGACCCCAAAGAATTGCAAGCAGGGACCGAGACCTGTACACCAATGGTCCtagtagctttattcacaataatcCGAAGGTGGAAAGAACGCACGCGTCCCCCAGCAGATGAAGCAGAGACAAAATGTGGAGTACCtatgcaatgggatattattcagcctgcATTAAACCGGGATATAATCCTGACCCATGACAACACGGACGAACCTGGggaacattgtgctaagtgaaataaaccagacactgAAGGGCAAATACTGTAGGCGTTCACGTAGGTGAGGTCCCTAGAGTAGGCAAGTTCATTGAGACGGAAAGGAGAGCTGAGGTttcaggggcagaggggagagagcaaTGGGGAGTTACCATTGAATGGGTACAGCAGTTTTGGTTTGAGATGGTGAGAAGTTCTGGAGGTGggtaatggtgatggttgcacaagaCTGAATATACTTCATGCCCCTGAatggtacacttaaaaatggctaaaatggtaacttaaaaagaatttttagataaaaaaattatatgatcttaaaaaaaaaaaaaagaaagaaagaaaacgtagCGCAGAGCCTGGCACCTGGAATATACCCTCCAGCTCTGTCTCCGTTCCTCCCTGTTAGACCGGGAGCCAGCTTCCTGGGCCACTGTAGCCGGCTCCCACTAGGGGGAGCCCGCGCTCCTCGCAAACACCCACAGAGGTGAAAGGGAAGGGTCTGAACTCTGAGGTCCTGCCGGCCAGAAGGAGGTGTTGCAAGCTGGGTGGGCTGACAGGACCCGGAGCTCGAGTCGCGGgttccactaactgagccagccaggcaccctgacagtggttttttttttttttttttttaagattttatttttaagtagtcgccacacccaacgtggggctcaaactcacaatcccaagatcgagtgttgcatactctaccaactgagccagccaggcaccccaacagtttGGTATTCTGAGTTGAGCAGGGAAGACGTGCCCGTGTTCTAGACTCTTCTGCAGAAACTGGCTGTTTGTGAGTTcatcccctcccttcctcccttcctcccttccttccgcAAGCACTTTCCGGCCCCAGTCCTGCACTTGAGGAACGCGTGGACCCAAGATCCGGAGATGCAGGCCCACGTGAGCAGTGCGGGgcgctggggggggggcggggaatacCAGAGGGGCCTCTGGCCAGACAGTGAGGGGATCAGTGAAGTTTCCCCAAAGGAGAAGATTCCTTCACCTGCTCTCAATGGGCGGGCAAGAGAACGCCAGACAAAtgtgaggctggggaagggagagcgTGTTGCCGGCAGAGGAAACGCCAGTGCGAAGGCCCAGAGCAGACAGAGCCGGGCTTCCTGAGGTAACGTGTGCGGTAGGCGCCGCTCGCGGATGCACAAAGGCACCACGCCAGCACGCACCGTGAGGGGCAGTTGCGGGTAAGAAGCAACCCCCTAAAGgagaagacagctgtcttctcttctctctcttttttaaaagattttatttatttatttgacagagagagacagccagcgagagagggaacacaagcagaaggagtgggagaggaagaagcaggccaccagcagaggagcctgatgtggagctcgatcccagaacgccaggatcacgccctgagccgaaggcagatgcttaaggactgcgccacccaggtgcccctctcttttcttttttttaagcaagctctaCACCAAGGTGGGGCTCGGGCctacgaccccgagatcaagaggtGCATGCACTAGTGTCTGAGCTGGCCGGGTGCCCCAAGATGACAATTCTTATTCAGGGAACCTCCGTGAGCTCCAAGTGGAGTGGGTTGTTGTGGGATGGTTTCCATGGCGACTCTGCTTTCCTCCCCCGAAGACTCCGCAAGGATGCTTCCAAGGGCTCTTCCGACTCCATGGCCAAGGCTCCCTCAGCTGGGGATGGAGTCCgctcccaccctccactcccgGCTCTGGGTCCCCAGGCCCGGAGAACCTGAGCCCCGTGAGTGTGCTCTCACACACGGGGTCCACACTTACcccaggcttttcttttctttttttttttttttaagattttatttatttatttgacagagatagagacagacagcgaaagagggagcacaagcaggtggagtgggagaggaagaagcaggctcatatcggaggagcctgatgtggggctcgatcccataacgccgggatcacgccctgagccgaaggcagacgcttaaccgccatgccacccaggcgccccaaccccagGCTTTTCTGCTCCAGCCCCTGCCTACTCCCCCCACCAGGACTTTGCCAGGCCGTTCTGGCTACACCCCCCTTAAAAGGTAACTGAAactgagagagaggcagacattTACTGAGGTTTGAATTCTTCCCACCTGgcgtgggagtggggagggaaggtgcCGTCTACCAAAGGTCAAGGTCTTGGACACCCCTTGCCTGACCTCCATCCCAAGGTCAGAGCATTCAGTCATCATCGCATCCACTCATACCTACTGAGCATGTGCCTGGCCCCCTACCAGGCCCCCAGGACGCAGACTGAGGCCCAGGAGCTCATAATCTAGTGGGAAGAAAGCCTTGGAACAACAAAGTAAATGAACTCCAATACCCTTTGGGTATCATGGGCAGGTGGGCTCTGCCCACTTTGGACTGCattggagaagacagagaaggatgGGAGCCCTGAGATCAGGGATCTGAGAACCTAGACCTGGGAGGGACCTAAAACCCTCTTGCTCTGGAATAAATGCTTGTgtcccccttgctctctcttggaTCGCTCATTCTGGGAAAGCCCACTGCCATGCTCATTCTCCCGACAGACAAGTCTGCGTGATACTCAGCTGAGCCCTCCTGCCAACAGCCTGTACCAACTTGAAGTTTTTACTCACTTCTTATCTGCTTGTTCTAGCAATTGCTGAAAGAGAGACGGTGGGGTAAGTGAGCTATCTCAGAAACAAATCCTCCAGCCCCAGACCGCAGCCTGGCTGACACTGATTGTGAACTCAGGCAAGACCCCAAGCCAGAATCCCCAGCTAAGCcgctcccaaattcctgacccacaggagCAGTGGAATAAGTGGATTTTGTTGTTTCAAGTCACAGAGTTTTGGGagaatttgttatacagcaacagAGAGATAATATCCAGGGACTGATCCAATATataaagagaagcaaagataTTACAAAACGATGGAAGCCAGATTTCTCACCGTTGGAGAAAGGAATTTCaaatatggaaagggagaaaattagAATGACCTCGTGGTGTCGGACAGAAAGTAGAGCTCTTGGTTGGCCATGTCTGCACACAGATGTTGAATGGATATAGATGTGAGTGTGGGGGGGTATGTAGATACACAGGTGTAAACACGCATGTAATCCCAGCTCTGTCCACCGAGGCCTCAGGACAGTGACACACCAAGAGTGGTGGGCACACTTCATGggcttctaaataccattttctattaggggcgcttgggtggctgattcttgatttcagctcaggtcatgatctcagggtcctgggatcaagccgtgcattgggctctgccctcagtgggcttgaggattctctctctcttcctcggCCCtggcccatgctctctctctctcaaataaatctttaaaattaaaaaaaaagattttatttatttatttgagagagagagagagtgagtgagcatgggTGGGGCTAGGGGAAGGGCAGCCAGtgcctggttgactcagttggtctgccttaggctcagataagaatcccaggatcctgggattgagcagggagcccgcttctccctctctgtctgcccctcctgccctcatgctctctctctctctcaaataaataaataaataaaatctaataaataaaccAATGAGCTAAAAAACACATTGCAAAAATATCATTCtccattaaaaagaatcaaagctCCTTAGGGAAATGACTGATTTCAGggcacagaaaatacaaaatgagccTGAAATGTCCTATTGTGCCCCAAAGTAAGCAAGTGTATGAAGAATAGGGGGACAAATCAAAAGGAGTGCCCCCTGGCCACATCTGAAAATATTTGAGTGTCAAAATATTGACAGTAATAAACCAGTCTTGGTCATACTGATATAATCCACTGAATGAAACAGGAATCCATGAGTCTGTCCTGATAGCAATAAATAAGTGAATACGTTGGAAGTTTGATAGAGAGttggatatttatatatttcaaagtaaCTCCCCCACAAAACGCTCATGAATTACAAATGGGAAAAGAGTAATTTTACAGTGGGGAAGCCTAGCAGACACCATCTCAATGAAGCTATCAGAAatgagtcaggggcgcctgggtggcacagcggttaagtgtctgccttcggctcagggcgtgatcccggcgtccaggatcgagccccacatcaggctcctccgctatgagcctgcttcttcctctcctactccccctgcttgtgttccctctctcgctggctgtctctgtctaataaataaaataaataaatctttaaaaaaaaatgagtcaagtGACAATCCTGAATCACCTGGtgagatgcagtgaaaagaatgCAGGACCATTTCTGTGATGGTCCTGTAGATAGATAaagtttttcctaattttttatcttcttgtgCTATCGATTACTGGAAGAAagattgtggatttgtctatttcgcctttttgttctcttgatttctgctttatatattttgaagctacCTTATTAGTTGCATGCaagtttagaatttttatattggCTTGATAAACTGAACATATTTTCCCCCCACTGTGAATAACTCTCTTTATCTTTAGCATTGCTGTTTTTCACTGTAAATTCTACTTTTGCTGATATTAATGTATCTACACCAGTTTACTTTGGGTTGGCATaactttttccatccttttcctctcttcatttCCATATCTTTGTATTGAACATGTCTATTTTGTAAGCAGCATATGATtgggttttattcatttttttaattcaatgtctTCATGCTTATCTTTCAATTGGAGTATTTAATCTgcttacatttaatataattgctGACATATTTGGCTTTATGTCTCCCaccttcttgtttgttttctgtttgtcccacttattttctgttacttttctctcctttcttgctctctcttgccaACCTGAAAGTACATACCCAGCAAAAAATACcctttgaaaacagaaacaaagcagagctATGCCAGGCAAATAAAAACCGTAGCAATTCGTCACCAGCTCACCCCCATCAAAGGAATTAGGAAAAGATGGTTTTCAGGCAGGAGAAAATGGATCCCAGACAGAAACTTGGAGatgcaggaagaaatgaaggccaatggagagagaaaatacatgGTTAATCTAAACCAATATTGTCTgtgtaaaacaataataatatccTCTTGtggaatttgaaatatataaagaattagaGTACCAGATGGCACCAGAAGACAATAGCGTATAAGTTAGGAGGGGGTAAATGGAGTTTTAAGTGGCCTAAGTTTCCTGCATTCTCCTGCAAGTGGTAAGAGTACTAATTTATACTAGACTTTAATAAGTCAAGGATACATATTGTCATCTCTAGGGGGAGCACTAAAAGACTAGAAAACTGGCAagctaataaagaaataacatgtattaataaaaaaataccaagtcAATCCAGAGttaggggagaaaggagagaaaataaatgtattttttttaactgaaaaataaagtaacacaCAGAAGAAACTTCAGAggtaataaaaatcttaaattggGAGGGGAGCATATAGTGTTCCATCCAACCTGATTCACAACCTTTACATATATTAGATAACTATAGTTTTTGTCTCTATGCTGtagttgataaaaataaatttatttatttttaaatattttatttatttgtttgtcggagagagagagagagcacaagcagggagagggagagggagaagcaagcttcttgctgagcaagcagcccaatgtgggactcgatcccaggaccctgggatcacgacctgagcagaaggcagaagctcaacgactgagccacccaggcgcccccgaaaaatacattttaaaaatgtaaggagAATAGGACCTGGTGTGCCTTGCAGCCTGAAAGGTCAGTGACCAGTCTGGTTCCTTCCTTGGCCCGGCGCTTAGTACTCGTAGAGTGACAGAGCTTCTGTCGTGACCCGCCTCTCCCACACGGTGGCGCTGCGGGGCAGGCTCAGCCGCTCcgggcaggggtgggagcagtGGTGGGAGGGAGTGGGGTGATGTCgcggcggggagggggcggcgCATCTTCATGAACAGATTTATTTCTTCAGCATCCTACCGACAGCCTTAC
Coding sequences:
- the LOC109489099 gene encoding uncharacterized protein LOC109489099 — encoded protein: MEKLRDTSCSAGDAQLTHPSIQLVINFFLSIYSLPDTARCWVNSGEQRRLASWSAQETPMPSFRAYSHLRTLGTTALCPDFQPHLVPPGPRPLGFFRTGRPGHSQHRLCGPWKLKSRMYSPLLPRLPSFKVLLKSFFFLCLLSRLLRHYGPGVARNLRGPHLAQPAWPHPAGCSRGPRALAKSQLSSRSLGLGPSLTVHTAGLPEFP